A single window of Diachasmimorpha longicaudata isolate KC_UGA_2023 chromosome 12, iyDiaLong2, whole genome shotgun sequence DNA harbors:
- the LOC135168037 gene encoding eukaryotic translation initiation factor 4E transporter-like isoform X6 produces the protein MKLETTHSTTGPHRYRRRRRPLVGPTGSPFLDSTILLQTKACKWFRPKKALNSNKKVTFRDEAIISMSVAGEVTDTSIMEIGRSRPQYQYTREELMEVKLLPLSKRRPKCLDLVHNKCLISSSRGTWDPERWHMDRKRSETPPEEDQRRNDLPIEPNKRRSGDPRERLRKEQDGIVLSPQRRSFNSGCFVNTTQPPPRRPESPIHKPEVPHREPVRRIGSGRLLNRDMWDFRSETEKLEPERTDFAFRNTGNAPREVGREPMRDRDNNRDRDMRDERNDRFERRSFGRDFGDRENRDRSDRHPMDRDKDRRERKFGTDRRRTYSNEPREPEEPEWFSGGPVSQHDTIELRGFDDIPEEKTVKSKKAPSPKKRGKKANDKDEKSESTTSAGPKGRSTPTVMDQPINPVHAPHSPISEQDELPSNGKKMHESSESGNTEPSDINDRSEGKSRDGEHLEFNLDDFLKSDNLPGVSGLLTNGVEADAGSGSRFSQWFKRESPVLDSRRESIQDELLNNLLNDITEPNIQVPSVNESNAYFTPISPANQTGGNAATGTKLLEMLQRGNKPSQNGQGDGGNIMGMMKNASIKEMEVSGKVMHSLEELEARMRGGVHPPSQIEPLRVNKTDEDMSAFKKLLAQVSGGQAVPAANGPIAPKHITQPITLMQLLKNQPGLGGPPPHQPPMPEQQHPPSFNHVGPLGPAQHPHQAQMQHENLMKVLRIQQQQQAQQQKRQQQTDMLSMMMGSQRMVGVSPVPQDMQMLVNNAQSTRELLQRPEAQAIIQGLQQGEITKQHLMQQIQNPATQHRHREILVHILKMYGNTTPRTVSPHAAPTVSHDPMLQQLLYQQQRVPSPMNNALCPPLISPNVAASPNTLSIQHPVIPHRVPSPRDLVMHTQSIMQSALIKTKLEEQRENFRKRQEQQPQQMHSHQRITSPVNSPSKQMSPQLAFTPTSVLRKMTAEKEPEGNTEVSKLAAQSQASQMQQMQSAVQLLTQGLSRQPQQGTVRPQPNQQPTWSNQPVKPHPVGRPIVKGVTATQFPYGGPSNFQSQPPQSQLQQQPPPVSSVQQQNQSLRPTPGIYGNPARSKYTMPTSLPPPNVPQYNVSPNSVISQRTNIMNNQSKQQLVQTHFANILQQQQQRNVNSQVQLVLNQNYNSNRTDDSVKKDIACNGHQKLALNNP, from the exons atgaaacttgAGACTACTCACAGTACAACGGGGCCTCATCGGTATCGGCGTCGACGACGACCCCTCGTTGGGCCCACCGGCTCGCCATTTCTCGACTCGACTATTTTATTGCAAACCAAAGCCTGTAAATGGTTCAGACCGAAAAAGGCTCttaattccaataaaaaagtCACTTTCA GAGATGAAGCTATTATATCAATGTCGGTTGCCGGAGAGGTGACCGATACTTCTATCATGGAAATCGGCAGATCCAGGCCTCAGTACCAATACACTCGG GAAGAACTCATGGAGGTTAAACTACTCCCACTCTCCAAACGTCGCCCCAAGTGCCTGGACCTGGTCCATAACAAGT GTTTGATATCCAGTTCACGTGGGACATGGGACCCAGAACGCTGGCACATGGACAGGAAGCGTAGTGAGACACCTCCCGAGGAAGATCAACGTCGTAATGACTTACCAATTGAGCCGAACAAGCGTAGGAGTGGTGATCCACGAGAACGTCTTCGCAAGGAGCAAGACGGTATTGTCCTCTCTCCTCAACGACGTTCCTTCAACTCTGGTTGCTTCGTCAACACCACCCAGCCACCACCCCGCCGTCCAGAGAGTCCCATCCATAAACCAGAAGTACCCCATCGCGAGCCAGTTCGTAGAATTGGTTCAGGTCGTCTGCTCAATCGAGACATGTGGGACTTTCGCTCTGAGACTGAAAAACTTGAGCCCGAGAGAACAGACTTCGCATTCAGAAACACTGGCAATGCCCCACGTGAAGTGGGCAGAGAACCAATGCGCGATCGTGACAACAACAGGGACAGGGACATGAGAGATGAGAGGAATGACAGATTTGAACGTAGATCATTTGGCAGAGATTTtggagatcgtgagaatcgcGACAGAAGTGATCGTCATCCAATGGATCGTGATAAAGacaggagagagagaaagtttGGAACTGATCGTAGAAGAACGTATTCCAACGAGCCAAGGGAGCCGGAGGAGCCTGAGTGGTTCTCCGGTGGTCCAGTCTCTCAGCATGATACCATTGAGCTTCGTGGTTTTGATGATATACCTGAAGAGAAAACAGTAAAGAGCAAGAAAGCACCGTCTCCGAAGAAACGGGGCAAGAAGGCAAATGataaagatgaaaaaagtgaaagcaCAACTTCGGCAGGTCCGAAAGGAAGAAGCACTCCCACAGTTATGGATCAACCGATCAATCCAGTTCATGCACCACATTCACCAATTTCTGAGCAGGATGAACTTCCTTCCAATGGGAAGAAGATGCACGAGAGTAGTGAGAGTGGAAATACTGAGCCGAGTGATATTAACGATCGATCTGAGGGAAAGAGTAGGGATGGAGAACATCTGGAGTTTAATCTTGATGATTTTCTCAAGAGCGATAATCTTCCTGGGGTCTCTGGTCTGCTTACTAATGGAGTTGAAGCTGATGCTGGTAGTGGCTCCAGGTTCAGCCAGTGGTTCAAGAGAGAAAGCCCTGTACTCGACAGTCGTAGGGAGTCCATTCAGGATGAACTGCTTAATAATTTGTTGAATGATATCACTGAGCCGAATATTCAGGTACCATCGGTTAATGAGTCCAATGCCTACTTTACACCTATCTCTCCGGCTAATCAAACTGGAGGCAATGCTGCCACTGGGACTAAGCTGCTGGAGATGTTACAAAGGGGGAATAAGCCCAGTCAGAATGGACAGGGAGATGGCGGCAATATCATGGGAATGATGAAGAACGCCTCCATTAAAGAGATGG AAGTTAGTGGAAAAGTCATGCACAGTCTCGAAGAATTAGAGGCTCGTATGCGAGGGGGTGTACACCCTCCCTCGCAAATCGAACCACTTCGTGTAAATAAGACTGATGAAGATATGTCAGCGTTCAAGAAGCTACTGGCCCAAGTCAGTGGAGGTCAGGCAGTGCCAGCTGCTAACGGTCCCATCGCTCCCAAACACATCACTCAACCCATAACTCTGATGCAGCTTTTGAAGAATCAACCGGGCTTGGGAGGTCCTCCACCCCATCAACCGCCAATGCCAGAGCAACAACATCCTCCTTCTTTCAATCATGTGGGACCACTGGGGCCTGCTCAGCATCCACACCAGGCGCAGATGCAGCatgagaatttaatgaaagTTCTGAGAATACAACAG CAACAACAAGCACAACAACAAAAACGCCAGCAGCAGACAGACATGCTCTCGATGATGATGGGTTCTCAGAGGATGGTTGGAGTCAGTCCAGTGCCTCAAGACATGCAAATGTTGGTAAACAATGCACAATCGACTCGTGAACTTCTTCAGAGACCAGAAGCTCAGGCGATTATTCAGGGTCTTCAGCAAGGAGAAATCACTAAACAGCATTTGATGCAACAAATCCAG AATCCAGCTACGCAACATCGCCACCGTGAAATTCTAGTGCACATCTTAAAGATGTACGGGAACACAACGCCTCGAACAGTGAGTCCCCATGCGGCTCCAACTGTTTCTCACGATCCAATGCTGCAACAACTCCTCTATCAGCAGCAACGAGTTCCTTCCCCGATGAACAACG CTCTTTGTCCACCATTAATATCGCCCAATGTAGCTGCAAGTCCCAATACATTATCGATACAGCACCCAG TGATTCCACACCGAGTGCCCTCACCCCGTGACCTCGTTATGCACACCCAGTCAATAATGCAGAGTGCCCTGATCAAGACAAAATTGGAGGAGCAGCGTGAGAATTTTCGTAAACGTCAGGAACAGCAACCACAACAGATGCACTCTCATCAGCGTATAACGAGTCCAGTGAATTCACCATCTAAACAGATGAGTCCACAACTGGCATTTACACCCACCTCAGTACTGCGTAAAATGACAGCTGAGAAGGAGCCTGAGG GAAACACAGAGGTATCAAAATTGGCAGCACAATCTCAGGCGAGCCAGATGCAGCAGATGCAGTCTGCAGTGCAATTGTTAACTCAAGGCTTATCGAGACAGCCGCAACAGGGCACAGTAAGACCACAACCGAATCAGCAGCCTACTTGGTCGAATCAGCCAGTTAAACCGCATCCGG TTGGCAGACCGATTGTGAAGGGAGTAACAGCGACTCAATTCCCATACGGTGGACCTTCGAATTTTCAGTCTCAACCCCCTCAGTCCCAGTTACAGCAGCAGCCACCACCTGTATCATCAGTCCAACAACAGAATCAATCACTGCGGCCAACACCGGGTATTTACGGTAACCCGGCACGCTCGAAATACACGATGCCGACATCCCTTCCACCTCCAAATGTTCCTCAATACAATGTATCGCCAAATTCTGTAATTAGCCAAAGAACTAATATTATGAACAATCAGAGCAAGCAGCAACTGGTCCAGACACATTTCGCTAATATATTACAGCAGCAACAACAGCGTAATGTCAATTCACAAGTACAACTCGTCTTAAACCAAAACTACAATTCTAATCGAACAG ATGACTCAGTgaaaaaagatattgcatgCAATGGTCACCAGAAATTGGCATTAAATAATCCCTGA
- the LOC135168037 gene encoding eukaryotic translation initiation factor 4E transporter-like isoform X5, with protein sequence MKLETTHSTTGPHRYRRRRRPLVGPTGSPFLDSTILLQTKACKWFRPKKALNSNKKVTFRDEAIISMSVAGEVTDTSIMEIGRSRPQYQYTREELMEVKLLPLSKRRPKCLDLVHNKCLISSSRGTWDPERWHMDRKRSETPPEEDQRRNDLPIEPNKRRSGDPRERLRKEQDGIVLSPQRRSFNSGCFVNTTQPPPRRPESPIHKPEVPHREPVRRIGSGRLLNRDMWDFRSETEKLEPERTDFAFRNTGNAPREVGREPMRDRDNNRDRDMRDERNDRFERRSFGRDFGDRENRDRSDRHPMDRDKDRRERKFGTDRRRTYSNEPREPEEPEWFSGGPVSQHDTIELRGFDDIPEEKTVKSKKAPSPKKRGKKANDKDEKSESTTSAGPKGRSTPTVMDQPINPVHAPHSPISEQDELPSNGKKMHESSESGNTEPSDINDRSEGKSRDGEHLEFNLDDFLKSDNLPGVSGLLTNGVEADAGSGSRFSQWFKRESPVLDSRRESIQDELLNNLLNDITEPNIQVPSVNESNAYFTPISPANQTGGNAATGTKLLEMLQRGNKPSQNGQGDGGNIMGMMKNASIKEMEVSGKVMHSLEELEARMRGGVHPPSQIEPLRVNKTDEDMSAFKKLLAQVSGGQAVPAANGPIAPKHITQPITLMQLLKNQPGLGGPPPHQPPMPEQQHPPSFNHVGPLGPAQHPHQAQMQHENLMKVLRIQQQQQAQQQKRQQQTDMLSMMMGSQRMVGVSPVPQDMQMLVNNAQSTRELLQRPEAQAIIQGLQQGEITKQHLMQQIQNPATQHRHREILVHILKMYGNTTPRTVSPHAAPTVSHDPMLQQLLYQQQRVPSPMNNALCPPLISPNVAASPNTLSIQHPVIPHRVPSPRDLVMHTQSIMQSALIKTKLEEQRENFRKRQEQQPQQMHSHQRITSPVNSPSKQMSPQLAFTPTSVLRKMTAEKEPEGNTEVSKLAAQSQASQMQQMQSAVQLLTQGLSRQPQQGTVRPQPNQQPTWSNQPVKPHPVGRPIVKGVTATQFPYGGPSNFQSQPPQSQLQQQPPPVSSVQQQNQSLRPTPGIYGNPARSKYTMPTSLPPPNVPQYNVSPNSVISQRTNIMNNQSKQQLVQTHFANILQQQQQRNVNSQVQLVLNQNYNSNRTVTLTDDSVKKDIACNGHQKLALNNP encoded by the exons atgaaacttgAGACTACTCACAGTACAACGGGGCCTCATCGGTATCGGCGTCGACGACGACCCCTCGTTGGGCCCACCGGCTCGCCATTTCTCGACTCGACTATTTTATTGCAAACCAAAGCCTGTAAATGGTTCAGACCGAAAAAGGCTCttaattccaataaaaaagtCACTTTCA GAGATGAAGCTATTATATCAATGTCGGTTGCCGGAGAGGTGACCGATACTTCTATCATGGAAATCGGCAGATCCAGGCCTCAGTACCAATACACTCGG GAAGAACTCATGGAGGTTAAACTACTCCCACTCTCCAAACGTCGCCCCAAGTGCCTGGACCTGGTCCATAACAAGT GTTTGATATCCAGTTCACGTGGGACATGGGACCCAGAACGCTGGCACATGGACAGGAAGCGTAGTGAGACACCTCCCGAGGAAGATCAACGTCGTAATGACTTACCAATTGAGCCGAACAAGCGTAGGAGTGGTGATCCACGAGAACGTCTTCGCAAGGAGCAAGACGGTATTGTCCTCTCTCCTCAACGACGTTCCTTCAACTCTGGTTGCTTCGTCAACACCACCCAGCCACCACCCCGCCGTCCAGAGAGTCCCATCCATAAACCAGAAGTACCCCATCGCGAGCCAGTTCGTAGAATTGGTTCAGGTCGTCTGCTCAATCGAGACATGTGGGACTTTCGCTCTGAGACTGAAAAACTTGAGCCCGAGAGAACAGACTTCGCATTCAGAAACACTGGCAATGCCCCACGTGAAGTGGGCAGAGAACCAATGCGCGATCGTGACAACAACAGGGACAGGGACATGAGAGATGAGAGGAATGACAGATTTGAACGTAGATCATTTGGCAGAGATTTtggagatcgtgagaatcgcGACAGAAGTGATCGTCATCCAATGGATCGTGATAAAGacaggagagagagaaagtttGGAACTGATCGTAGAAGAACGTATTCCAACGAGCCAAGGGAGCCGGAGGAGCCTGAGTGGTTCTCCGGTGGTCCAGTCTCTCAGCATGATACCATTGAGCTTCGTGGTTTTGATGATATACCTGAAGAGAAAACAGTAAAGAGCAAGAAAGCACCGTCTCCGAAGAAACGGGGCAAGAAGGCAAATGataaagatgaaaaaagtgaaagcaCAACTTCGGCAGGTCCGAAAGGAAGAAGCACTCCCACAGTTATGGATCAACCGATCAATCCAGTTCATGCACCACATTCACCAATTTCTGAGCAGGATGAACTTCCTTCCAATGGGAAGAAGATGCACGAGAGTAGTGAGAGTGGAAATACTGAGCCGAGTGATATTAACGATCGATCTGAGGGAAAGAGTAGGGATGGAGAACATCTGGAGTTTAATCTTGATGATTTTCTCAAGAGCGATAATCTTCCTGGGGTCTCTGGTCTGCTTACTAATGGAGTTGAAGCTGATGCTGGTAGTGGCTCCAGGTTCAGCCAGTGGTTCAAGAGAGAAAGCCCTGTACTCGACAGTCGTAGGGAGTCCATTCAGGATGAACTGCTTAATAATTTGTTGAATGATATCACTGAGCCGAATATTCAGGTACCATCGGTTAATGAGTCCAATGCCTACTTTACACCTATCTCTCCGGCTAATCAAACTGGAGGCAATGCTGCCACTGGGACTAAGCTGCTGGAGATGTTACAAAGGGGGAATAAGCCCAGTCAGAATGGACAGGGAGATGGCGGCAATATCATGGGAATGATGAAGAACGCCTCCATTAAAGAGATGG AAGTTAGTGGAAAAGTCATGCACAGTCTCGAAGAATTAGAGGCTCGTATGCGAGGGGGTGTACACCCTCCCTCGCAAATCGAACCACTTCGTGTAAATAAGACTGATGAAGATATGTCAGCGTTCAAGAAGCTACTGGCCCAAGTCAGTGGAGGTCAGGCAGTGCCAGCTGCTAACGGTCCCATCGCTCCCAAACACATCACTCAACCCATAACTCTGATGCAGCTTTTGAAGAATCAACCGGGCTTGGGAGGTCCTCCACCCCATCAACCGCCAATGCCAGAGCAACAACATCCTCCTTCTTTCAATCATGTGGGACCACTGGGGCCTGCTCAGCATCCACACCAGGCGCAGATGCAGCatgagaatttaatgaaagTTCTGAGAATACAACAG CAACAACAAGCACAACAACAAAAACGCCAGCAGCAGACAGACATGCTCTCGATGATGATGGGTTCTCAGAGGATGGTTGGAGTCAGTCCAGTGCCTCAAGACATGCAAATGTTGGTAAACAATGCACAATCGACTCGTGAACTTCTTCAGAGACCAGAAGCTCAGGCGATTATTCAGGGTCTTCAGCAAGGAGAAATCACTAAACAGCATTTGATGCAACAAATCCAG AATCCAGCTACGCAACATCGCCACCGTGAAATTCTAGTGCACATCTTAAAGATGTACGGGAACACAACGCCTCGAACAGTGAGTCCCCATGCGGCTCCAACTGTTTCTCACGATCCAATGCTGCAACAACTCCTCTATCAGCAGCAACGAGTTCCTTCCCCGATGAACAACG CTCTTTGTCCACCATTAATATCGCCCAATGTAGCTGCAAGTCCCAATACATTATCGATACAGCACCCAG TGATTCCACACCGAGTGCCCTCACCCCGTGACCTCGTTATGCACACCCAGTCAATAATGCAGAGTGCCCTGATCAAGACAAAATTGGAGGAGCAGCGTGAGAATTTTCGTAAACGTCAGGAACAGCAACCACAACAGATGCACTCTCATCAGCGTATAACGAGTCCAGTGAATTCACCATCTAAACAGATGAGTCCACAACTGGCATTTACACCCACCTCAGTACTGCGTAAAATGACAGCTGAGAAGGAGCCTGAGG GAAACACAGAGGTATCAAAATTGGCAGCACAATCTCAGGCGAGCCAGATGCAGCAGATGCAGTCTGCAGTGCAATTGTTAACTCAAGGCTTATCGAGACAGCCGCAACAGGGCACAGTAAGACCACAACCGAATCAGCAGCCTACTTGGTCGAATCAGCCAGTTAAACCGCATCCGG TTGGCAGACCGATTGTGAAGGGAGTAACAGCGACTCAATTCCCATACGGTGGACCTTCGAATTTTCAGTCTCAACCCCCTCAGTCCCAGTTACAGCAGCAGCCACCACCTGTATCATCAGTCCAACAACAGAATCAATCACTGCGGCCAACACCGGGTATTTACGGTAACCCGGCACGCTCGAAATACACGATGCCGACATCCCTTCCACCTCCAAATGTTCCTCAATACAATGTATCGCCAAATTCTGTAATTAGCCAAAGAACTAATATTATGAACAATCAGAGCAAGCAGCAACTGGTCCAGACACATTTCGCTAATATATTACAGCAGCAACAACAGCGTAATGTCAATTCACAAGTACAACTCGTCTTAAACCAAAACTACAATTCTAATCGAACAG TAACTCTTACAGATGACTCAGTgaaaaaagatattgcatgCAATGGTCACCAGAAATTGGCATTAAATAATCCCTGA